Proteins encoded within one genomic window of Plasmodium cynomolgi strain B DNA, chromosome 11, whole genome shotgun sequence:
- a CDS encoding hypothetical protein (putative), whose product MKAADHMKAANHMKDANHMQTANHRKAATPLRKLDDMLKCDPSKKHRRKNKAREQHVEKEVNKKYLNRTKQIGRKYIEQVMNECDVDDITEDWESLLRGGMPNDMKGSPIMRNEKKDIEFTPVCNAEIDPVACKVKGENLYQGTAGVLNEVVIETVSKTGECIYVENYKFEAYVKEREKVDQLNYQKDHTEEDNRYDLYIRNSLYNKFQREKHQTLISSDHNRYNINANFANYKYVGCEEREMSLLGGTKRDGPRMVGVTEGKKVQSGSPRRSPARRSGRDKRGANTFIIEGPSPHVNNNMENQTMREGYLFDSEMYDCENVKLTQNSFKCNVSDLKNGTYIVTYNLGRCGYYYLSIFCKKKTVGNSPYLICIKPNVAYAPNCVVYKRVSGRMVFPAIKRGAGKRERKLPTRERFNRIYNDSLRANSFDLAHSHVCESGAGSSSDSGSGSERQRHGGGEEEEEGEEEEGEDEEGDDEEGDDEEGDDEEGDEDNPSMHILKCDDEKHKQYDNFFIQSYDAYRNAIPEGGDSFEAHALGGVKIVRVNDLHNGSYEVIYSYIRSNSAADEEEEGPIPYRQINVTLNGLHVKGSPFKIVHKNDKQIGYLQRIKYLLPIDEVNPVDPLHSLHSIMQSYRYVKENYLDEKQEKYFIQLNPYYEKEELNKLLRKVDPNMVSLMSIPLRQQLLNHVMHLNNDSKMVKLKQVLLKELFVTLGKMVNCANSYFDEVAKDKVSLLQDRRTQDVSIREANLMYESLKEKNIHSLPFDFAIKDMKLYEEKLVLKKRELLEKQTKLINRYNSIRCKEKKFYEDREDITTQLTQKYELHQAIYDNSQRALIHTNSALKKITIANIKRNCSVERGVLGGKVGPDATAAGLKRL is encoded by the coding sequence ATGAAGGCTGCTGACCACATGAAGGCTGCTAACCACATGAAGGATGCTAACCATATGCAGACTGCTAACCACAGGAAGGCTGCCACCCCCCTGCGCAAGCTGGACGATATGCTCAAGTGCGACCCCTCGAAGAAacacaggagaaaaaacaaagcgCGCGAGCAGCATGTGGAGAAGGAAGTCAACAAGAAGTACCTGAACAGAACAAAGCAGATTGGCCGGAAATACATCGAGCAGGTGATGAACGAATGTGATGTAGACGACATTACAGAAGACTGGGAGAGCTTGCTCAGAGGAGGAATGCCAAATGATATGAAAGGATCTCCCATTAtgaggaacgaaaaaaaagatatcgAATTCACCCCTGTGTGTAACGCAGAAATAGATCCTGTGGCATGCAAAGTgaagggagaaaatttgTACCAAGGAACAGCGGGCGTATTGAACGAAGTGGTAATAGAGACGGTTAGCAAAACAGGGGAATGTATTTACGTGGAGAATTACAAATTTGAAGCGTATgtgaaggaaagggaaaaagtggaCCAATTGAATTACCAAAAGGACCATACAGAAGAGGACAACCGATATGACTTGTACATACGAAACTCTTTGTATAATAAATTCCAAAGAGAAAAACATCAGACGTTAATTAGTTCGGATCATAATAGGTATAATATTAATGCTAACTTTGCAAATTACAAATATGTGGGGTGTGAAGAGAGGGAAATGTCCCTTTTGggaggcacaaaaagggatGGGCCTCGTATGGTTGGTGTTACtgaggggaagaaggtgCAAAGTGGCTCTCCTCGTCGTTCCCCTGCTAGACGTAGCGGTAGGGataaaaggggggcaaaCACTTTCATCATAGAAGGACCCTCTCCTCATGTAAACAACAACATGGAGAATCAAACAATGAGAGAAGGATATTTATTCGATTCCGAGATGTACGATTGTGAAAACGTAAAACTGACACAAAATAGTTTCAAGTGCAACGTTagtgatttaaaaaatgggacctACATTGTGACGTATAACTTGGGAAGGTGCGGCTACTACTACTTGTctatattttgcaaaaaaaagaccgTTGGGAATTCGCCCTACCTCATTTGCATAAAGCCGAACGTGGCTTACGCCCCCAACTGTGTGGTGTACAAAAGGGTGAGCGGTAGGATGGTCTTCCCGGCGATCAAAAGGGGGGCAGGAAAAAGAGAGCGGAAATTACCCACGCGTGAAAGGTTCAACCGCATCTATAACGATTCCCTACGCGCAAACTCGTTTGACTTAGCCCACTCCCATGTTTGCGAATCGGGCGCGGGCAGTAGTAGTGACAGCGGCAGCGGCAGCGAGCGACAGCGCcacggggggggagaagaagaggaagagggagaagaggaagaaggagaagacgAAGAGGGAGACGACGAAGAGGGAGACGACGAAGAGGGAGACGACGAAGAGGGAGACGAAGACAACCCCTCCATGCACATCTTGAAATGCGACGACGAGAAGCACAAGCAGTATGATAACTTCTTCATCCAGAGTTACGACGCCTACAGGAATGCCATCCCCGAAGGAGGCGACTCGTTTGAGGCGCACGCCCTGGGAGGGGTTAAAATCGTTAGGGTGAACGACCTACACAATGGCTCGTATGAAGTTATATACTCCTACATAAGGTCAAACAGTGCAGCagatgaagaggaagaaggccCCATCCCATACAGACAAATAAACGTGACACTAAATGGATTGCACGTGAAGGGCTCTCCctttaaaattgttcacaaaaatgacaaacaaATTGGCTACTTacaaagaataaaatacCTACTGCCCATAGATGAAGTGAACCCGGTAGACCCTCTACACAGTCTGCACAGTATAATGCAGTCCTACCGATACGTGAAGGAAAACTACCTCGATGAGaagcaagaaaaatattttatacaactgAATCCGTACTACGAGAAGGAAGAACTGAACAAATTACTTCGCAAGGTAGACCCCAATATGGTGTCCCTCATGTCAATACCCTTACGCCAACAACTACTTAATCACGTGATGCATTTAAATAACGATAGCAAAATGGTTAAGTTGAAACAGGTCCTTTTGAAAGAACTTTTCGTGACCCTGGGGAAGATGGTGAATTGCGCAAATAGCTACTTTGATGAGGTGGCAAAGGACAAGGTGAGCCTTTTGCAGGACAGACGGACACAGGATGTGAGCATCCGAGAAGCTAATCTGATGTATGAATCtttgaaggagaagaatatCCACTCGTTGCCTTTCGATTTTGCCATTAAGGATATGAAACTGTACGAAGAGAAATTGGTTCTTAAGAAGAGGGAGCTACTAGAGAAGCAGACTAAGCTGATAAACAGATACAACTCCATTAGATGTaaggagaagaaattttaCGAGGACAGGGAGGATATCACAACCCAGCTGACCCAGAAGTATGAGCTGCACCAAGCCATATACGACAATTCGCAGAGGGCTCTGATTCACACCAACAGCGCCTTGAAGAAAATTACCATTGCCAATATTAAGCGAAACTGCTCCGTGGAACGCGGTGTGCTCGGAGGCAAGGTGGGTCCTGACGCGACCGCGGCGGGTTTGAAGCGGCTATT
- a CDS encoding hypothetical protein (putative) has protein sequence MFSNAIKLENLNDYYNEEEECIKPFLGCVTNEETNFLKNQNAVEILNEIRKKKINIISLSLQSITALSVHYDLSLPRTQNKLCFLLKSLGFDYVYESSLSELIALNESKREFMHHFGEAMRTGEQREQYRNNADDSLSSKRNHRVKSKRGSKTELKGGNLQKVVTNGRKLTKGNSNDAAVYTGEENISLPLICSHCSGTVIYGEKNFDEEQLNAFSKVKSSQDIQGIILKILHLQKSINVTLPLLESLPPMRSFFNWYCNYESQFWAVCREHYRRNRYHRNRDLLQSGQVGTGSGGNSGSSGSIESSGVTANPPTIYDINHVYLLYCFDKKLEAHRSNLPQQNSLNQNMLSYLSYVSPRTLDRMRDMANPDQQEKRNFHCVDAVLTTVELVELINDTDIDFLSLPEMPVDSVYDLLRGAMKGLDADKTKRGPEEAATEETSPKTHAERDATRNLHELHELRELYDQLGEYTLRCGNRNNISMGYGEEIFKYVCKEFFNFEVNEEFHLKYHDIMVLSLLEGDHCVFRVILSYGFKSMYSVIRKVREGKAKGGEVKEAKGGSPQRRSPPRRSPPRSGTPPNPPGEAKKYDVEITYNLHFTGRIDYIELMACEKGCLFGCAQNIFSERVHRRTSCQCYNYRILKKIAQQEVIENFDFLRSDGRSDAQGGRGQAEDETGGITCASEKHTRCDHHMQDVEASSINKGETRNGYELFNQPKVDTEKLFQKMYDTMHSDKLTVYVNSNKCDRDVNVNSFLKNIGNFFNTETFHILKTSFSSKKKADIINW, from the exons atgttttccaACGCGATCAAGCTAGAAAATCTGAACGATTACTAcaacgaggaggaggaatgCATAAAGCCCTTTCT TGGCTGCGTTACAAACGAAGAGAccaattttctcaaaaaccAAAATGCAGTCGAAATTTTAAACgaaattaggaaaaaaaaaatcaacatcATTTCGTTGTCTTTGCAAAGCATCACGGCATTGTCCGTACATTACGACTTGTCCCTTCCGAGGACACAAAATAAGTTATGCTTTCTGTTGAAATCGTTGGGCTTCGATTATGTGTATGAGTCTTCTCTCAGCGAATTGATAGCACTGAATGAGAGCAAGCGCGAGTTTATGCACCACTTTGGGGAGGCCATGAGGACAGGGGAACAAAGAGAGCAGTACCGAAACAATGCCGATGATAGCTTGAGCAGTAAAAGGAACCACCGTGTGAAGTCCAAGCGGGGAAGTAAAACTGAGCTGAAGGGGGGAAATCTTCAGAAGGTAGTTACAAATGGGAGGAAGCTCACCAAGGGAAACAGCAACGATGCCGCTGTCTACACAGGTGAGGAAAACATCTCCCTTCCCCTGATTTGCTCTCATTGCAGTGGCACCGTTAtatatggagaaaaaaatttcgatgAAGAACAGCTAAACGCATTTAGCAAGGTAAAGTCCAGTCAGGACATCCAAGGAATCATCCTAAAAATCCTGCACCTCCAGAAGAGCATAAATGTAACTCTGCCCCTCTTGGAAAGCCTCCCCCCAATGAGGAGCTTTTTCAATTGGTACTGCAACTACGAGTCGCAGTTTTGGGCCGTTTGCAGGGAGCACTATCGTAGGAATCGCTATCATAGGAACCGCGATCTTTTGCAATCGGGCCAAGTTGGCACCGGAAGTGGCGGAAACAGCGGAAGTAGCGGAAGCATCGAAAGCAGCGGTGTAACTGCCAACCCCCCAACGATCTACGACATCAACCATGTTTACCTGCTGTACTGCTTCGACAAAAAATTAGAGGCGCACAGAAGTAACCTCCCCCAACAGAATTCCCTAAATCAGAACATGCTCTCCTACCTGTCTTATGTCTCTCCACGGACACTCGACCGGATGAGGGATATGGCCAACCCAGACCAACAGGAGAAGAGGAACTTCCATTGCGTCGATGCTGTGCTAACCACGGTGGAGTTGGTCGAGCTGATAAACGACACGGATATTGATTTTTTGTCGCTGCCAGAGATGCCTGTTGATAGTGTGTATGACCTTTTGCGTGGCGCCATGAAGGGGTTGGACGCAGATAAGACGAAAAGGGGCCCCGAAGAAGCTGCCACAGAGGAGACGTCGCCCAAGACACACGCCGAACGAGATGCCACCCGCAACCTGCACGAACTGCACGAACTGCGCGAACTTTACGACCAGCTGGGCGAGTACACACTCCGGTGCGGCAACAGAAATAATATTTCGATGGGCTACGGAGAAGAGATATTCAAATATGTGTGCaaagaatttttcaattttgaagTGAACGAGGAGTTCCATCTCAAATACCACGACATAATGGTGTTGTCTCTGTTGGAAGGAGATCACTGTGTTTTCCGAGTGATCCTGTCCTACGGCTTTAAGAGCATGTATAGTGTTATCCGGAAGGTGAGGGAGGGAAAGGCGAAGGGGGGCGAGGTGAAGGAGGCCAAGGGGGGAAGCCCACAACGGAGAAGTCCACCACGGAGAAGCCCACCACGGAGTGGTACACCACCAAACCCCCCcggagaggcaaaaaaatacgacGTGGAAATTACCTACAATCTGCATTTCACAGGAAGAATTGACTACATCGAATTGATGGCCTGCGAAAAGGGGTGCCTCTTCGGATGCGCCCAGAACATTTTCTCGGAACGTGTCCACAGGCGAACCTCCTGTCAATGCTACAACTATcgaattttgaaaaaaatcgcaCAGCAGGAGGttattgaaaattttgactTCCTCCGTTCAGATGGAAGGAGCGATGCACAGGGGGGTAGAGGACAAGCGGAAGATGAAACGGGAGGCATTACGTGTGCCAGCGAAAAACACACACGATGTGATCATCACATGCAGGATGTAGAAGCCTCATCGATTaacaaaggggaaacacGAAATGGGTACGAACTGTTTAATCAGCCAAAAGTGGATACAGAAAAGCtgtttcaaaaaatgtatgacaCCATGCATAGTGACAAACTTACGGTGTATGTCAATTCGAACAAATGCGATAGGGATGTAAATGTCAActcgtttttaaaaaacatcggcaattttttcaacacgGAAACTTTCCACATTCTTAAgacttccttttcttccaagAAAAAGGCAGACATTATCAATTGGTGA